A region from the Lolium perenne isolate Kyuss_39 chromosome 4, Kyuss_2.0, whole genome shotgun sequence genome encodes:
- the LOC127296494 gene encoding GDP-mannose transporter GONST3 isoform X1, which translates to MASNRTGRFQMSNLSEPSREDGAADASVTLQKTGGWNNTWNTLMHHASVYGVAAGYCLSASLLSIINKWAITKFPYPGALTALQYLTSVAGVLLCGQLKLIEPDSLNLRTMWKFLPAAVMFYISIFTNSELLMHANVDTFIVFRSAVPIFVAIGETLYLHQPCPSLKTWLSLSTILGGSVIYVFTDNQFTVTAYSWAIAYLASMSIDFVYIKHVVMTIGLNTWGLVLYNNLEALLLFPLELLIMGEFDQMKVDSSKMTNWLSFDVVLPVALSCLFGLSISFFGFSCRRAISATGFTVLGIVNKLLTVVINLLIWDKHASLVGTIGLLICMSGGVLYQQSTTKPKAPKIEPKEDIDEEGQKLLHMQPGHESSSK; encoded by the exons ATGGCTAGCAATCGGACTGGCCGGTTTCAg ATGTCTAATCTCTCAGAGCCCTCAAGAGAAGATGGTGCAGCCGATGCATCAGTTACTTTACAGAAAACTGGAGGGTGGAATAACACATGGAACACTCTTATGCACCACGCTTCAGTCTATGGCGTGGCTGCTGGTTATTGCCTGTCAGCATCTCTGTTGTCCATTATCAACAAATGGGCAATCACGAAGTTTCCTTACCCTGGAGCACTGACAGCTCTACAATATCTCACTAGTGTTGCTGGAGTTCTCCTATGTGGACAGCTAAAGCTTATTGAGCCTGATAGCCTGAATTTGAGAACCATGTGGAAGTTCTTGCCTGCTGCTGTTATGTTCTACATCTCTATCTTCACAAACAGTGAACTCTTGATGCATGCCAATGTGGACACTTTCATTGTCTTTCGCTCTGCTGTCCCAATATTTGTGGCCATTGGAGAGACGCTTTACCTTCACCAACCATGCCCATCATTGAAGACATGGCTCTCACTTTCCACTATACTTGGTGGGAGTGTGATCTATGTTTTCACCGACAACCAATTCACTGTGACTGCTTACAGCTGGGCAATCGCCTATCTGGCGAGCATGTCTATCGATTTCGTGTACATCAAGCACGTGGTCATGACCATCGGGCTGAACACATGGGGCCTTGTGCTCTACAACAACCTTGAGGCTCTGCTGTTGTTTCCCCTAGAGCTCCTTATAATGGGAGAGTTTGATCAGATGAAGGTGGACAGCTCCAAGATGACTAACTGGCTATCTTTTGATGTTGTCCTTCCTGTTGCTCTGTCATGCCTGTTTGGACTATCAATATCTTTCTTCGGGTTCTCCTGCAGACGGGCCATATCAGCTACCGGATTTACGGTGCTCGGTATAGTGAACAAGCTCCTGACCGTCGTGATCAATCTGCTTATCTGGGACAAGCATGCGTCACTTGTGGGGACAATTGGGCTCTTGATATGCATGTCTGGTGGCGTTCTCTACCAGCAATCCACCACAAAACCGAAGGCTCCCAAGATTGAGCCCAAGGAAGACATTGACGAAGAGGGACAGAAGTTGCTGCATATGCAGCCAGGCCATGAGAGCAGTTCAAAGTAA
- the LOC127296495 gene encoding expansin-A24-like has protein sequence MAPAPARAIAVALLMFTCCGLALAADKAPIKWMKAHATFYGGADAAGTMGGACGYDNLYAEGYGTRTAALSSALFKDGTSCGQCYKIACDRKRADPAFCKPGVTVTITATNLCPPNNALPNDNGGWCNLPREHFDMAQPAWQKIGVYEGGIIPVMYQRVPCLRKGGVRFRIVGHDYFNLVILMNVAAAGSIKSMDIKSSDSNDWLPMSRNWGAYWQCGGYLTGKMLSFRVTDTDGQTIVFNEIMPVGWKFGQTFASKLQFK, from the exons ATGGCGCCAGCTCCAGCTCGAGCTATCGCGGTGGCGTTGCTAATGTTCACCTGCTGTGGGTTGGCCTTGGCCGCGGACAAAGCGCCGATCAAATGGATGAAAGCGCATGCCACGTTCTACGGCGGCGCTGACGCCGCTGGCACCATGG GTGGAGCATGCGGGTACGACAACCTCTACGCGGAGGGGTACGGGACTCGGACGGCGGCGCTGAGCTCAGCGTTATTCAAAGACGGCACTTCATGCGGGCAGTGCTACAAAATCGCGTGTGACCGCAAACGGGCAGACCCCGCGTTCTGCAAACCTGGTGTTACGGTGACGATCACCGCGACAAACCTCTGCCCGCCTAACAATGCGCTTCCCAACGATAACGGTGGATGGTGCAACCTGCCGCGGGAACACTTTGACATGGCCCAACCGGCCTGGCAAAAGATCGGCGTCTATGAGGGTGGCATTATCCCCGTCATGTACCAGAG GGTACCATGCCTGAGGAAGGGTGGGGTGCGGTTCAGGATTGTTGGTCATGATTACTTCAACCTAGTTATCTTGATGAATGTGGCGGCTGCTGGTTCAATCAAGTCAATGGATATCAAGAGCTCCGATTCAAATGATTGGTTGCCAATGTCCCGTAACTGGGGCGCGTACTGGCAGTGCGGAGGGTATCTTACCGGGAAAATGCTCTCGTTTAGAGTGACCGACACTGATGGACAAACAATCGTGTTCAACGAAATTATGCCGGTCGGATGGAAGTTTGGTCAAACATTTGCGAGCAAATTACAATTCAAGTGA
- the LOC139829738 gene encoding expansin-A24-like, which produces MASTPARAITATLLMFACCGLAVTADKAPIKWLKAHATFYGGADAAGTMGGACGYDNLYAEGYGTRTAALSSVLFKDGTSCGQCYKIACDRKRADPAFCKPGVTVTITATNLCPPNNALPNDNGGWCNLPREHFDMAQPAWQKIGVYEGGIIPVMYQRVPCVRKGGVRIRIVGHDYFNLVILMNVAAAGSIKSMDIKSSDSNDWLPMSRNWGAYWQCGGYLTGKMLSFRVTDTYGQTIVFNKIMPVGWKFGQTFASKLQFK; this is translated from the exons ATGGCTTCAACTCCAGCTCGAGCTATCACGGCGACGTTGCTCATGTTCGCCTGCTGTGGATTGGCCGTGACCGCGGACAAAGCTCCGATCAAATGGCTGAAGGCGCACGCGACGTTTTACGGCGGGGCTGACGCCGCTGGCACCATGG GTGGAGCGTGCGGGTACGACAACCTCTATGCGGAGGGGTACGGGACGCGGACAGCGGCGCTGAGCTCGGTGCTGTTCAAAGACGGCACCTCATGCGGGCAGTGCTACAAAATCGCGTGTGACCGCAAACGGGCAGACCCCGCGTTCTGCAAACCTGGAGTTACGGTGACGATCACCGCGACAAACCTCTGCCCGCCTAACAATGCGCTTCCCAACGACAACGGTGGATGGTGCAACCTGCCGCGGGAACACTTCGACATGGCCCAACCGGCCTGGCAAAAGATCGGCGTCTATGAGGGTGGCATTATCCCCGTCATGTACCAGAG GGTACCATGCGTGAGGAAGGGTGGGGTGCGGATCCGGATTGTTGGTCATGATTACTTCAACCTAGTTATCCTTATGAATGTGGCGGCTGCTGGTTCAATCAAGTCAATGGATATCAAGAGCTCCGATTCAAATGATTGGTTGCCAATGTCCCGTAACTGGGGCGCGTACTGGCAGTGCGGAGGGTATCTTACCGGGAAAATGCTCTCATTTAGAGTGACCGACACTTATGGACAAACAATCGTGTTCAACAAAATTATGCCGGTCGGATGGAAGTTTGGGCAAACATTCGCGAGCAAATTACAGTTCAAGTAA
- the LOC127296494 gene encoding GDP-mannose transporter GONST3 isoform X2: MSNLSEPSREDGAADASVTLQKTGGWNNTWNTLMHHASVYGVAAGYCLSASLLSIINKWAITKFPYPGALTALQYLTSVAGVLLCGQLKLIEPDSLNLRTMWKFLPAAVMFYISIFTNSELLMHANVDTFIVFRSAVPIFVAIGETLYLHQPCPSLKTWLSLSTILGGSVIYVFTDNQFTVTAYSWAIAYLASMSIDFVYIKHVVMTIGLNTWGLVLYNNLEALLLFPLELLIMGEFDQMKVDSSKMTNWLSFDVVLPVALSCLFGLSISFFGFSCRRAISATGFTVLGIVNKLLTVVINLLIWDKHASLVGTIGLLICMSGGVLYQQSTTKPKAPKIEPKEDIDEEGQKLLHMQPGHESSSK, translated from the coding sequence ATGTCTAATCTCTCAGAGCCCTCAAGAGAAGATGGTGCAGCCGATGCATCAGTTACTTTACAGAAAACTGGAGGGTGGAATAACACATGGAACACTCTTATGCACCACGCTTCAGTCTATGGCGTGGCTGCTGGTTATTGCCTGTCAGCATCTCTGTTGTCCATTATCAACAAATGGGCAATCACGAAGTTTCCTTACCCTGGAGCACTGACAGCTCTACAATATCTCACTAGTGTTGCTGGAGTTCTCCTATGTGGACAGCTAAAGCTTATTGAGCCTGATAGCCTGAATTTGAGAACCATGTGGAAGTTCTTGCCTGCTGCTGTTATGTTCTACATCTCTATCTTCACAAACAGTGAACTCTTGATGCATGCCAATGTGGACACTTTCATTGTCTTTCGCTCTGCTGTCCCAATATTTGTGGCCATTGGAGAGACGCTTTACCTTCACCAACCATGCCCATCATTGAAGACATGGCTCTCACTTTCCACTATACTTGGTGGGAGTGTGATCTATGTTTTCACCGACAACCAATTCACTGTGACTGCTTACAGCTGGGCAATCGCCTATCTGGCGAGCATGTCTATCGATTTCGTGTACATCAAGCACGTGGTCATGACCATCGGGCTGAACACATGGGGCCTTGTGCTCTACAACAACCTTGAGGCTCTGCTGTTGTTTCCCCTAGAGCTCCTTATAATGGGAGAGTTTGATCAGATGAAGGTGGACAGCTCCAAGATGACTAACTGGCTATCTTTTGATGTTGTCCTTCCTGTTGCTCTGTCATGCCTGTTTGGACTATCAATATCTTTCTTCGGGTTCTCCTGCAGACGGGCCATATCAGCTACCGGATTTACGGTGCTCGGTATAGTGAACAAGCTCCTGACCGTCGTGATCAATCTGCTTATCTGGGACAAGCATGCGTCACTTGTGGGGACAATTGGGCTCTTGATATGCATGTCTGGTGGCGTTCTCTACCAGCAATCCACCACAAAACCGAAGGCTCCCAAGATTGAGCCCAAGGAAGACATTGACGAAGAGGGACAGAAGTTGCTGCATATGCAGCCAGGCCATGAGAGCAGTTCAAAGTAA